Within the Nocardioides humi genome, the region GACGACTTCAAGCCCGGCGGCCTGTTCCGGCAGAGCCAGATGGAGAACTTCCGGTTCAGCGTCGACGAGTTCTCCGTCGACTGGCTCAAGGAGGGCCCGCGGTTCGGGCAGGCCCGGAAGTTCTCCGCGGCGGTGACCTACCGCGTCGGCGACGGGGAGCCGCGGACCTACGACCTCCGGGTCAACCACCCGCTCGAGATCGACGGCACCGACGTGTTCCTCATCGGCCACGGGTACGCCCCGGTCATCACCGTCCGCGACGGCAACGGCGACATCGCCTACACCGGCCCGACGGTGTTCCTGCCGCGCGACGCCAGCTTCCTGTCGTACGGCGTCGTGAACGCCTCGTCCGCCAAGCCGGGCAAGATCGGGCTGGACGGGCTCTTCTTCCCGAGCTTCGAGATGGTCGACGGCAACCCGGTCACCGTGTTCGGCGACGACCTCAACCCCACCCTGTCGATGCTGGCCTACACCGGCGACCTCGGGCTCGACGACGGCCGCTCGCAGTCGGTCTACGTCCTCGACAAGTCCAAGGCCACCCCGATCACCAAGGACGACGGCAAGCCGCTGCGCGTCGACCTCCAGCCCGGCGACACCGTCGACCTGCCCGACGGGCTCGGGTCGGTCACCTTCGAGCGGGTCGACCCGTGGATCCGGGTCCAGATCAGCCAGACGCCCGGCAAGGGGCTCGCCCTGCTCGGCGTGATCCTCGCCCTGATCGGCCTGTGCGCGTCGCTGTTCATCCGGCCGCGCCGGGTGTGGGTGCGGGCCTCGGGCACAATGGACGGCACCGGCGGCACTCGGGTCGAGGTCGCCGTACTCGATCGCTCCGGCAACGGCGAGATGGACGAGGTCCTGGCCGCCCTGCTCGAGGAGCTCAAGGAGACATCCGAGAACGTGAGGCAGTCGTGAGCAACACCGCGTGGGAGACGCTCAGCAACCAGGCCATCGCGACGGCCGGCATCGTCTACTTCCTCGCCCTGGTGGTCTACCTGGCGGAGTGGGCCGCGCTGCGCCAGCCGGCCGCCGAGCGCGAGCTGGTCGGCGCCGGCGGTGCGGCGGACGAGGCCGGCGAGCCGGGCGAGCCGGGCGGTGCGCCGGCCAGGGCGGACCGGGTGGCCTTCCTGGGCCGGCTCGGCCTGCTGCTCACCGCGATCGCGTGCGCGGCGCACCTCGTGGGGCTCGTGGGCCGAGGCATGGCCGCGGACCCGAACCGGGTGCCCTGGGGCAATATGTACGAGTTCACGCTCTCCGGCACCTTCGTCGTCGCGCTGCTCTACCTCGTGCTCTACAAGAGGTTCGGGCTCGGCTGGATGGGCCCGCTCGTCGTCGGGTTCGTCGTCGCCACGCTGATGGTCGCCGTGATCTGGCTGTACGACGCGGTCGCGCCGCTGACCGAGGCCCTCAACTCGCCGTGGCTGGTCATCCACGTGATCTCCGCCGTGATCGCCACCGGCGCCTTCACCCTCGGCGGCATCGCCTCGATCGTCTACCTCGTCCGGATGCGCGCCGAGCGGCGCGCGGAGGCGGCCGGGCGCGCGCTCGGCGGCTGGCTGGCCCGGGTGCCCCAGCTGGACGCCCTCGACCGGCTCGCCTACCGGGTGCACGCCTTCGCGTTCCCCGTGTGGACCTTCGCGGTCCTCATCACCGGCCCGATCTGGGCCCACGAGGCGTGGTCCCGCTACTGGAACTGGGACCCCAAGGAGGTGTGGGCGTTCATCACCTGGGTCGTCTACGCCGGCTACCTCCACGCCCGCGCCACCGCCGGCTGGAAGGGCCGCAAGGCCGCCCTGCTCGCGCTCGTCGGCCTCGGCACGCTCTGGTTCAACTTCATCGGCATCAACTACTTCTCGACCACGAGCCAGCACTCGTACGCCGTGGAGCGGGTGGTCGACGCACCCGCCGGAACCGTCGCCGAACAGCCGTCCTGGCGACCCCTTCGGTAGGTACGCCGCCGGCGGACCCGTCCGAGGACGGCCGACCCGCCGAGGACCGGGTTTCGCGCGGCCGCGGACGGGGATCGTCGAGACGTGGAGACCCCGATCGAGATGATGTACCGGGCCGCCAAGAAGGACATCCCGGCGGAGGCGGACCACCTGACCCGACTGACCAACAAGCTGCAGGCGAGCCTGGCCACCCTCAACGTCGAGGCCGCCCACGCCGGTGACCCGGCGGTGCTGACGTCGATGCTCCACGTGGGCGGCGACATGCACGCGGTGCTGGGCCGGGCGGTGACCACCATGGACAACTGCTCGGTCGCCATCAAGATCACCGCCGACGACTACGTCGCCACGGACGCGCAGGCGAAGGCCGACTTCGACGCCATGTCCGACGAGCTCAAGAACACGCCCATGCCGACGCCTCACGAGACGACGGAGCTGCCGAACCCGGAGGCCCCGGGGTACGACGTGGAGGTCCCGCCGCCGTACGGCCCGCCGGGTACGACGCACCACGTCGACGCCGAGGAGGACCCGACCCCGCCGAGCGAGGACCAGTCCGACCGGGGCGACGGCGGCGAGAACCAGCCCGACGTACCCGACGTCGACAGGAACTGGTGACATGGCCTTCGACCGGATCGAGTTCTTCAAGATCTGCATGGACATCGAGAAGTACCTCGGCTACCTGCGCGGCAACGAGCTCGCGACCGAGTACCTCGAGACCGTCAACCACTCCGACCCGCCCGACCCGGAGCTGCGCGAGCTCTACCAGCAGCAGGGGTCAGCCTCCGTGACTGGTCGACGCCGTGCCCCGATGCCAAGTGGAAGGTCAAGGCGCACGAGCACTACGGCGGGTCGTCGTCGGCCGTGCTGTGGCTGCCGTACGACGTCACCGAGGAGGAGAAGAACCGGGTCGCCTCCGAGATCAAGACCAACCTGAACACGTCGTACAACAACGGCCTGGGGTGGGCGGACGGCCTGGCGCTCTACCTCAACAACCTCTGCCAGCAGTTCACCCACGTCGACACCAACGCGATGGCCAACGCCGTGCTCGACCTCAAGCAGGACGTCGTGACCGAGCTGGGCCTGGGCGCGCGCGACCAGTGGACCGACATCGGCAAGATGCTGCAGCGCTGGCAGGGGGAGGGCGCCACCCAGTTCTTCCTGTTCCACGAGAACTACAACGACGCGCTCGCCCTCTTCACGGTGATGTCGGCGCAGATCACCGGCGGCTTCGCGGCCGCGACCGGGATCATCCACGGCACCCAGGAAGCCGCGATGGCCTACGTCGAGAGCGTGCGCGCGGCGCTGGAGATCATGCTGGCGTTCTGGGTCGAGTGCGGCCTGAAGACGCCGCCGAACCCCGGCGGCGCCGACGTCGACATCGCCAACATCCTCGCCATCGCCGCCGACGTGTGGAAGCTGCTCCGGCTGATCCCCGCGGTCAAGACCGCGACCGAGGGCGTCAACACCGGGATCGAGGCGATCAAGGGCCTCACCTCCCTCGTGGGCCACATCGCCACCGGCGACAGCACCCCCGACCTGCACATCGAGCCGGCGACCTTCGAGGACTGGACGGCCAACGGGCTCTACCAGGCGATCACGAAGCACGTGTACGAGAAGATCTACCTCAAGTACGACGAGGCGATGGACGACCTCTACAACGGCGAGACCGTCGCCAACGTCGAGCACGCCGACGAGATCCCGTTCCGGGCCAAGGCCGTCGAGGACGCCATGCTCGACCTCCAGGGCGACCGCAACGAGTGGGAGCTGCCGTCGGTCCCCGCGAAGAACCTCAACGAGAACGGCGCGCCCTACGGCTACTGATCAGGGCTGATCAGGACTGCTGATCGGGGTTGTCGGGCGGCTGGGGATGATCGTCCCGGTGCCGCTCCTCCTGTCGGCGCTGCCACTCCAGGTCGCGCAGGAAGCCCTCGTCGTCGTCGGGCGCGACCGGCCGGGTCGGCGGCTGCGGCTTGGGGGTACGACGGCGGGCGGGCTGGTCGCCGTACCCGTGGTCCTGCAGCCAGCGGACCGCGAGATAGGTCGCGGCCGCGAACACGAGGACGACGAGCAACAGCTTCACACCACCAGAGTAGGCCGTGAATGGTTGCCCCGCGTCCCCTCCCGATGACTGCGGACAGGTCGGCCCTGCTTAGGGTGGTGTCGTGAAGGAGTTCCTGGTCTACACGGGCCTGCGCATCGGGCTGTTCGTCGGCGCGTTCTGCGTCGTGGCGGGGGTGTGGCTGCTCGTCGCCGACACCGTCGACGTGCTGTGGGTCATCGTGATCGCCTTCCTGATCAGCGGCGTCGCGTCGTACGTCCTGCTCGAGCGGCAGCGCTCCGCGTTCGCCGCCCGGGTCGAGGGGCGTGCGGAGCGGATCTCCAGGAAGTACGAGGAGATGCGCTCCAAGGAGGATGGCGAGGGCTGAGCCCCGCCCGCCGCAGCTCGGCCTCGAGGCTCAGCCGAGGACGAGGCCGGCGCCGGCCAGCACCGCCCAGGCCAGCTCCGCGAGCCCGGTCCGCTGCAGCACGGGGATGAGCGCAGGCCCCTGGGCGCCGGCGAGCACCGTCCGCGCGGAGGCGCCGGCGGGGAGCAGGAAGCCGAGGCCGAGCAGCGCCCACCAGGTCGTGAGGGCGGCGAGCACCACGACCGCGGCGGCCGCGGCGGCGACGAGGACGGCGTAGAAGCCGCGGGTACGACGGTCGCCGAGCCGCACGGCGAGCGTCAGCTTGCCCGCGACCCGGTCGGTGGGGATGTCGCGCAGGTTGTTGGCGACCAGGATCGCGCAGGCCAGGGCGCCGACGCCCGTCCCGGCGGCGACGGACGCCCAGCCCGGCGTCCCCCACGCCTCGGTCTGCACCCAGGTGGTGCCGACGACGGCGACCAGCCCGAAGAAGACGAAGACCATCACCTCGCCGAGGCCGAGGTAGCCGTAGGGCTTCGAGCCGCCGGTGTAGTACCAGGCGGCGAGGACGCTGAGCGCGCCGACCAGGACCAGCCACCACGACGTGGTGGCGGCGAGCGCCAGCCCGGCCACGGCGGCGACGCCGAAGGCCAGGAACGCCGCCCGCCTCACGGCCGCGGGGGAGGCGAGTCCGGAGCCGACCAGGCGCAGCGGTCCGACCCGCTCGTCGTCGGTGCCGCGGATGCCGTCGGAGTAGTCGTTGGCGTAGTTGACGCCCACCTGGAGGGCCAGGCTGACCACGGCGGCGAGCAGCGCCTTCCACCACACGCCGCGGTCGGCGTACACCGCGATGCCGGTGCCGACGACCACCGGCGCGACCGCCGCGGGGAGGGTGCGGACGCGGGCGCCCGCGATCCAGTGCGCTGCTGTGGCCATGAAGAGGGATTCAAGCAGGCTGGCTCGCGGAGGCGTCCAACCGGGTCAGGTGCCGCTCGGCCGCGCGGGCAGCCGGGTGGATGAGCACCGCCGCGACGACCACGATCCCGGCGATCACGCACCAGCCGGGAGTGCCCCACTCCAGCGCGAGGAAGGTGTACGCCGCCGGCGCCCACACGGTGCCGAGCGTGTACCCGAGCTGCGAGACGCCCTGGTACTCCCCGCGGCGGGCGGGATCCGACAGCTCCGCCTGCAGGCCCCACTCGCCGGCGGACTGGAACAGCTCGGCGCCGGTCACGGTGACGTGCCCGATCCAGACCAGCGCGATCGTGACCCAGCCGATGGTGTCGTGGGTGACCAGCACGATCGCGCAGGAGAGCACGAAGAAGAAGGCTCCGCGGCGCTGGGCGCGCAGCGAGTCGGCGACGGTCGTGACGCCCCGGGCCGCGGCGACCTGGAGGGCGACCGCCATCACCGTGTTGGTGCCGAACAGCCAGGCGAGCAGCACCCGCGGCGCGTCGGTCGCCTCGACCAGCCAGAGCGGGATGACGACGTTGAGCAGCACCTGGTGGGTGCCGAGCACGCCGCCGCAGACCGCCATGGCGACGTACCCCTTGTTGCGCAGCGCGCTGCGGCGATCACCTGCGTCCTCCAGCGCCGCCTCGAGCGGAGCCTCCTCGGCGTGGTGCACGGCGGCGGGCAGCCGCGCCACGAGGGCGGCGTTGAGGACGAGGAGCACCGCGGTGGCCACGGGCACGGCGCGGATCACGTTGTCGTCGTTGGTGGCGAGCGCGACGCCGGCGAGCAGCGCCCCGAGGGTGTAGCCGACATTGCGGGCGGCCCGGAAGTAGGCGTTGGAGGAGACCCGCTCCTCGCGCGGGAACACGTCGAAGCGGTAGGCGTTGCGGGCCGACCGGCTCGCCGACGACACGTTCTCCAGCACGATCATCATCGCGATGAACGCGCCCAGTCCGCCGACGGCCGGCCAGGCGAGGTAGAGCACCGCCTCGACCAGCGAGGTGAGCGCCCAGACCCGCTTGGCGCCGTACCGGTCGCTGAGCTTGCCGAGAGGTACGGCGAGCAGGAAGGTCACCAGTCCCGCGATCGACAGCCCCAGCCCGACCCGGGCCGCCGAGAGCCCGACGATCTGGGTGAAGAACACCGCGCTGCCGGTCAGGAAGACCCCGTCGCCGAAGGCGGACAGGACCGACTGGGCCGAGAGCCGGCGGACGAGCGAGGTGGGTCCGGCGAGACGGGCGATGCGTCCCGAGAGTCCGATGGTCATCGGGATCATCCTCGCCGGGACGGATGGCGTCTGTCAGGTGGATGACCGGTCGGCCGGCGCAGCCGGGGTGCCGGTCAGCCGGCGCGGCCGAGGTGGATCACGTCGACGGTCACCGTGGTGTCGGTGATCCTGTAGAGCACCCGGTAGGCCCCGATGCGGAGTCGCCAGTGGTCGCTGCCCCCGGCCATGGCAGTCGAGGGCCGGGGATCGTGCGCGAGCGCGTCGGTGCGGTCGAAGACGGCGGCCAGACCTTCGCGGTCGTTGACGAGAAACCGCTCGGCCGCCGCCAGCGCCTCGGGGTCCCAGATGACGTCGTAGACCACGAGATCTGGCGGGGTCAGAGCCCGAGTCGTGCCCGAGCCTCGGCTTGGGGTACGTAGGCGATCGGGCCAAGCTGCTCGCGCAGCCGGAAGCGGGCGAGGGCCAGGTCGTCCTCGAGATCCTCGAGGCGACGAACCTCGTCGTTCAGGTAGTCGTGGACGGCCTGCCGCACGATCTCCTGCTTGCTGCGGCTCTCCTGCCGGGCGCGCTCGGTGAGCAGCCGGTCGTCGGCCGGATCGAGCCGCAGGTTCATCGCCATGGTCGCGATCGTAGCAAGCAGTGGTACCGCGTGGTACCAGATCCGGGTCGGGGTGTCGGCCGATAGGTTCGCGGGTGTGGCAGCGGTGAGCCTGGTGGGCGGGTACGACGCGGTGGTGGCGCGGGTGCGCGGCTGGCTGGACGGGACGGGCCAGGCGCCTGTCGTGGTCGAGACGTCCGGTTCGACGGGTACGCCGAAGCGGGTGCTGCTGACGCGTGACGCGCTGCTCTCGTCGGTGCGGGCGTCCGCCGCCCGGCTCGGTGCGAGCGGGCCGTGGGTGCTCGCGCTGCCGCCGACCTATGTCGCGGGGCTGCAGGTGGTCGCCCGGTCGCTCGTCGCCGGCCACGAGCCGACGCTGCTGGAGCGCGACGGCTGGCCC harbors:
- a CDS encoding type II toxin-antitoxin system RelE family toxin, translating into MVYDVIWDPEALAAAERFLVNDREGLAAVFDRTDALAHDPRPSTAMAGGSDHWRLRIGAYRVLYRITDTTVTVDVIHLGRAG
- a CDS encoding DUF4229 domain-containing protein; the protein is MKEFLVYTGLRIGLFVGAFCVVAGVWLLVADTVDVLWVIVIAFLISGVASYVLLERQRSAFAARVEGRAERISRKYEEMRSKEDGEG
- a CDS encoding 1,4-dihydroxy-2-naphthoate polyprenyltransferase, which translates into the protein MATAAHWIAGARVRTLPAAVAPVVVGTGIAVYADRGVWWKALLAAVVSLALQVGVNYANDYSDGIRGTDDERVGPLRLVGSGLASPAAVRRAAFLAFGVAAVAGLALAATTSWWLVLVGALSVLAAWYYTGGSKPYGYLGLGEVMVFVFFGLVAVVGTTWVQTEAWGTPGWASVAAGTGVGALACAILVANNLRDIPTDRVAGKLTLAVRLGDRRTRGFYAVLVAAAAAAVVVLAALTTWWALLGLGFLLPAGASARTVLAGAQGPALIPVLQRTGLAELAWAVLAGAGLVLG
- a CDS encoding MFS transporter, which codes for MTIGLSGRIARLAGPTSLVRRLSAQSVLSAFGDGVFLTGSAVFFTQIVGLSAARVGLGLSIAGLVTFLLAVPLGKLSDRYGAKRVWALTSLVEAVLYLAWPAVGGLGAFIAMMIVLENVSSASRSARNAYRFDVFPREERVSSNAYFRAARNVGYTLGALLAGVALATNDDNVIRAVPVATAVLLVLNAALVARLPAAVHHAEEAPLEAALEDAGDRRSALRNKGYVAMAVCGGVLGTHQVLLNVVIPLWLVEATDAPRVLLAWLFGTNTVMAVALQVAAARGVTTVADSLRAQRRGAFFFVLSCAIVLVTHDTIGWVTIALVWIGHVTVTGAELFQSAGEWGLQAELSDPARRGEYQGVSQLGYTLGTVWAPAAYTFLALEWGTPGWCVIAGIVVVAAVLIHPAARAAERHLTRLDASASQPA
- a CDS encoding ribbon-helix-helix protein, CopG family → MAMNLRLDPADDRLLTERARQESRSKQEIVRQAVHDYLNDEVRRLEDLEDDLALARFRLREQLGPIAYVPQAEARARLGL
- the ccsB gene encoding c-type cytochrome biogenesis protein CcsB yields the protein MSNTAWETLSNQAIATAGIVYFLALVVYLAEWAALRQPAAERELVGAGGAADEAGEPGEPGGAPARADRVAFLGRLGLLLTAIACAAHLVGLVGRGMAADPNRVPWGNMYEFTLSGTFVVALLYLVLYKRFGLGWMGPLVVGFVVATLMVAVIWLYDAVAPLTEALNSPWLVIHVISAVIATGAFTLGGIASIVYLVRMRAERRAEAAGRALGGWLARVPQLDALDRLAYRVHAFAFPVWTFAVLITGPIWAHEAWSRYWNWDPKEVWAFITWVVYAGYLHARATAGWKGRKAALLALVGLGTLWFNFIGINYFSTTSQHSYAVERVVDAPAGTVAEQPSWRPLR